The following is a genomic window from Juglans regia cultivar Chandler unplaced genomic scaffold, Walnut 2.0 Scaffold_30, whole genome shotgun sequence.
GTAGACCCAGTAATCTCCTTTCTCATAATaagcatggatttttcatcaaaagtgacatccctactgatcacaaacttgggtgatttgggatcagtacaccacaacctgaatcccttcaccccactggcatacccaatgaatatgcccttctttgcccttggctcaagttttccatcattaacatggaaatatgcaggacaaccaaaaactttcaaattcgaATAATCAGTAGGAGTATCAGACCATACCTCATTCGGAGTCTTCAAACCAATCGCTGTGGCTGGAGAACGATTGACCAAGAAACAGGCTGTGTTGATTGCTTCAGCCCAGAAATCCTTACCCAAACCTGCATTAGAAAGCATGCTCCGtgctctctccaagagagtcctgttcatccgttcagctactccattttgctgtggagtatgtctaactgtACGATGTCTGGCAATACCCTCATTCCTacagaattcatcaaactcacctccgcagaactccataccattgtcagtgcgaagtcgcttgattttcttgcccgtctgattttcaatcaaagctttccactgtttgaagttaacaaatacatcgCTTTTCTGCTTCAGAAAGTAAACCCAAACCTTCCGTGAGAAATCGTCAATGAACgtaagcaaatactgagctcCACCTTTTGACGGAACTGAAGATGGGCCCCaaagatcagaatgaatatagtccacagaacttttggttctgtgaactcctgtagagaactgaaccctacactgttttccaaacacacagtGTTCACAAAAATCCAGTTTCCCTATCTTCTGATTACATAGCAAACCCTGCTTACTCAAAATTGACATCCCCTTCtcactcatatgacccaaacGCATATGCCACAAACGTGTGACATCTGAATCCGGATCATCTGAAATAGACACTGCAGCTGCACCTGTACCGTAGAgccctgaaggaaataaagaccatttgtcttatctcccttcatcacaaccatagagcccttactgactctgatagctccaccttcaccaGTGTACTTATAATCCAACGAATCAAGtgtgcccaaagaaataagattctttttcaaatttggaatgtgtcgaacattagacaatgtccggacaattccatcaaacatcttaattcggACCGAACCAATTCCAGCAATTCtgcaagccatatcattccctaacaAAACGGAGCCTCCGTTGACCGATTCATAGTTAGTGAACCAGTCCCTCTTGGGACACATATGGAAAGTGCAAGctgagtccatgacccacttgtcactaaaGCGACTATTTGAGTCGCTAATTGCTAGAACGAGGTCTAGGTCGTTAGACCTATCATCAGCAACCCTGACGGCATTAGATGAACTAGTGCCGTCCTCTCTGTTTTTCAGTTTTGGACACTCATTCTTGTAGTGGCCAAACTTATGGCAGTAATGACATTTGACGTTCTTCTTACTGAACGTTGTTTGTGAACTGCCCCTGGATTTCCCCTTATTCTTATCTGAACCCCTATCATTTGATCTACCCCTGCTTGAGGACCCCTTAAcaaacaagccactagcttgttcatttgtgttcttcacactcaatttatttctcaactccttagaattcaaagcagactttacatctaccaaggaaattgaatttctaccatataacatggaatttacaaagttctcaaaagatatgggtaatgaacataaaataattaacgcttgatcttcttcttcaagcttaatatctatgttcctaagatccataatgattttgttaaattcatctaggtgttcagtaataagagtaccttccttcatttttagagtgtataaccgttgtttcaaatacaaacggcTTGTGAGAGATCTTTTCATGTATAGATTCTCAAGTGCCGACTAGAGACCAGTTGCAGTCTCCTCGTCAGCAACCTCTCTTAATACTCCATCAGATAGTGACAAAAGGATAGCACtgtgtaccttttcttcttcttctttcgaagGAGCCGGAGAATCTTCGGATATCGACACctctaatacttttgacaagccctgttgtcgcagtaaagccttcatcttgatgcgccataaactgaaactgttctgaccgtcaaatttctccacttcgaacttagccatagccatccctccagatctgtttgagccaagctctgataccagtttgttgggaataactgtagatctaagactaactcgaagtaaagtagcggaactaaacaaaagaaaagatgacaatcagacagaaagaacaccaagaattaagtggttcgactcaaaatgagcctacgtccactggtggggtcggtatcggagatttcactatcaacaaagatggagtacagatgaatacaacaaaacttcacaaggaagttatctctcaaaactcactctataacttctctctcaagaaaacactaaaaacaagacaaaaaatgattttctgaAGTTATCTAAGAGGTGGGCGCCGTTTGatatttataggaacagaaatgttcacttctgtgaacattggctcgagcgaacactcgagcgagtgtcgagcgaacgtaggttttctgtacttcgctcgagctaacactcgagcgagggtcgagcgaagctctcgaaactttctgacttgatctcgctcgagctgggtgtcgagcgagggtcgcgcgaacactctctgacttgatttcgctcgagcggcatgtcgagcgagggttgagcgaagctctcgaaactctctgacttgatctcgctcgagctgggtgtcgagcgagggtcgagcgaacactctctgacttacttcgctcgagccaagtgaaccttcgctcgagcgaacctacgacacatgcactgttccatctgattcaagccacctcataACAGTACCAAAAAGCTATGATCTTTAAGTGGGCCTTGCAATTTTACACTAATTTAAAGGTGGGTCATTACTGCTCTCAAATGAAAGGAAGGAATCATGGTCGTAATTTTAGTATGAGCTGGAAATATTCTAGTTTCGTTCCTATGGCACCGATCATCAACTTACTTGGCAGCAGCATGAACGTGAGTCCGATGTTTTTAATAAGCTAGTTAAACTGCATCGtgttcaaaatcaaataattgtTCCTGACTAGAAATTATCTACATATAGATGCttgggaaatgagatgagatgagaaatctgtgaatagtagtgaaatggtttgagttattatgttttattgggttttgggaaaggagatagaaaaagttgaatagaaatattataaagttaaaatattattagaatattatttttgtttttagatttgaaaaaattgaattattttttgtattttgtttgaaagtttgagaaagttgtaatgattatgtaatgattagatgaaaaaattgaatatttgaaattgaaaagtgtttgtgtttgagtgatgtttgggaatgagatgagatgagagatgagatggaatCTCTTCCAATCAACCCCTAGTCTTGAAAATTTCATAAGAATTACGTGTTGATGCATTTtacaaatatgaagaaattgGATGCTATCAGCCATAACCACGGAAAGTACAGTTTCAATCAGTTAATTATCACAGAGAAGCCCAATAGTTATAGACATCTAAGTTAATGGAAAATATCAGGCGAGCACCATATAAGAGAATGTAAGATCCTGTGAAATGTTGCATTGAACAACACAAGAAGAGGTagtatatcattttttattttattttttgcaaatttACAAAGAAAGAAGTCTAGTGATAGGACTACAGATCAAATACACGGAAAGAAATAGACTCAAACTCagtaattaatgaaaaaatcgTTCCtagtttatcatttttaatgTATAAGATATGATCAAGATAATGATAATTGTTTTGCACAGAATATCCTGACCTTAATCCAGCAGGCTATAACCTTGTTAGCTTCTTTAAGCAGTTTAATTTACCTCTTCTGTTGATTTCTATCTGTAAATATTGGGCGTTCAATACTTTATATGCACTTGGTCTTATCTGTgcctttttcttcaaattattgtCTTGAGAAAGGCAGAGGGAAAGAGCCATGAGAATTTAAGCTTGAGTTAATTTCCTGCTGTTCATATGGCTGCAATATGTAAGCATCTATTGTTGGGTGCTTGAGTACTTGAGTTaattcttctttctctctttcctttctacCATTCTAGATGGAATTGCATGGCTGTTTGCTTATGGTTCTTATCACTGTTTTCCTGTGCCAGGCCAGTGAATGTTGTCTGCTGGAAGCGTGCTATTTGTTTGGAGTTCATGGAGAAGGTTTGATTGCTGTGATCACTAATTCATGTCGGATGTTTGGACATTTTCTAGCAGTAGCTCTCCATGCAATTACTTACCTCCatggatacttttttttttaatcaaaagaagatgaaatcttggctatcattaaaatataagaatctTTTGGATCACCGAGCATTATGTCTAGTCTATCAAAATGGATGACTAATACTGTTCATTTCCACATGATGCTAGGTTGGTGTGTTACATATCTTATACGCTAGTACTTTGCATATGTGATCACCACATACAAGTGTTCTCTACAACAATATATGGGTTCGACTGTTTGAGTAtaggagggtgatgaatggTTCCAAAGGATTCCAATTGTAACCTggtctttcttttgttttttttttcattttgtgtttCTTACAAATGACAGAAGAGTCAAATACTCAACAAGTAGCATGCCATAGAGTGAAATTCTTCTGTAAATAACAGTTATCTTTGAAAAGTATCACATTTCACATGCACCGTGTTTATTTATTCATGCTTTTCAAAGATAAAGGATCACAATTCCATATGCGGGGCCCCAAGTGGAGTTGTTATGcattataaaacatttttctttaaaacttttGGGTGGCCATTTCACATTTATGCCTTGTGTCAAGGTTTGTGATTGCAAGGATCCCAACTTCGTTCTTGTGGTGTCACATGTAAGGTATGACAACACTTGATAAACAATGGTGCATTTGAGTAGGTCAATCTACACAGACCATACACTGATGGTTTTTGCTCCCGTACCATCACCTCAGTATACaaccaaaacattttcaaaacattCATGCATCACCATTCATTCTTTTCAGTATTTCCTTTATTATAACTTTCATAACATGAGCATATCTATATCCATGCTTCGGCCTTTGCACCCGAAGCGCTATgacttttatgaaatatttgattttggGCTGAAAGGGGGCATTAGCATCTTGAGTAACGGCCGAGTTTTGTTGAAAAACACAACTAAAATCCACAATTAAAATCCATGCACAGCCAGTTTCGATCTagttcttatgaaaaaaaagattctTGACAGCTTTAACCTTCCTTTAGGAAGCCTTCAGTCCCTTTTAAACCAAACcattttcctccattttctaaccaaaaaaaaaaaaaatattttgacttgTATACTCAAAAGAAGAGTGGAATGACCAACAGGTTATCTTTTGAcatccatataaaaaatgtcCTTTCTAAACATAGAGACTTAGATTTAAAGAAAGTCCTAGTCTCCTAAAATAAAAACCCCAGAATTTCGGGTGTGACATCTGTTTGAGGTTCTTTTTGTCAAAATTGTTGTTGGCAGTTGGAACATAATctgctttttctttctcattgtctTTATATAGGCGTACTTTCaggcagaattttttttttctcttttggtaaATTCACAGCTACAAACATATGCATATGGGATGAGCCTGTTTTAACATTTTAGTATTGAAACTTGTTTTTATCCAGGCTGATGTGCTAGAATATTATGATCAGACAGTGAATTCCCCCAGTGGATCCTTCTACATACCAGCTGTCTTGAGGGTATGCAATCAAGGTGTACTTTTGGTTATTAATTTGTttcgtattttatttttcctcagATGGCAGTATTGCCGATGGTTCTTAATGAgaccttttattttgttttgaaattttatcttCTGCAGGATTTCCTCTCTTTTATTTCCCAAGTCCTCCAGTCTGCTCAAACTGATCATATCTTGCTTTGCTTCCAGGTTCCCCATTTACTGCAGGTtataaagagaagaagaatcaaGAGCAATCTTAGTCGTAAAAACATACTATATCGGGACAATTACACTTGTCAGTAAGTAATTTGCTCATGTACCCTTTTGCTCAAGTTAAATGAATTTAATTCTGCAAGTTAACAATAGTTTGCAGAACAAACACATTGTTATGTCCATTCTTGGCCTCAAAAAGGTCTCAGCCAATCCCATGCAGATTTAGGGttatttctctccctccctctctctttcttacCAGTGGGTTCTCTATGATAATCTGTTCTCTGCTGCTGTAACGTTACATTTCCTTTTGTGATTAAAAACCCGCTTCAGAATAACCAGTGCTAAAgataattaaagtatattttcttGCTTATATATGAATACAGACCTAAACCTGGGAAGTTATAGGCTAAATCCAAACTTGGTGGTGCATCAAAAAGCATCAGAATTTCTTTGCGCTgaaataatttgtttctttcaatAATGATTTTCAGTGTATGGTTATTTGAGCTTTGCAATCTGATGGTAATTTGTTGCTGTTTAATTTGTTATGTCATTTAAATTGTATTACTAAGTAGCATCCCTTTCTCAACAGGTATTGTTCTTCACATGAAAATTTAACCATTGACCATGTATTGTCGGCTGCACGTGGTGGACAATGGAAATGGGAAAATCTGGTAAGATCATATATGACATGTTTTTTACAAAACATTGCCTCAACTCTCATTTGGATCATTCTTCTAAAAGTCCGAGGTGGTGCTGTAGTCAGACTGTTTTAGTGCAGTATTTATAGCTATAATCTATAGGGAAACAAAATTTTTAGGAGCTTGTGCAATGGACGGGAGGAGGTTTTTCTGAGAACTTGAAAAGCAAAAGAGCTTATAATTGAAAACAGCACTGCAGAAGCCACACTGAAATGGTGTTGAGTCTCCAACAAAATATGCTTAGCAGACCATTGCACCCTTATATTTGCCAACTGAAGAATTCCATGACACATTTAACAAGGGTGCTTACATTTCATTAGGCCCTATAAGAAATAGCCTTGACTCggataatttcattttcaattagttGTCAGCTTCTTCCCTACACTCTCAAATATTTACTTCAGCAAGGAGATTATATTTATTCTCTCATGTTACTCTGTATAGATTAATAGTGTGCTGGTATACCCCTTGCTTTATAAAACCGACAAACTTATCATTGAGGACAATTCTAAGGTGGAGAACATTGAGATAGATTTGGTAATAATTGACTGTATTGTAACTATGGTTGACCAGATTGACAAAAGGTTCTAGACTAGGTGGAGGAACCCTGGACGAC
Proteins encoded in this region:
- the LOC118345604 gene encoding uncharacterized protein LOC118345604 — its product is MPVNVVCWKRAICLEFMEKADVLEYYDQTVNSPSGSFYIPAVLRVPHLLQVIKRRRIKSNLSRKNILYRDNYTCQYCSSHENLTIDHVLSAARGGQWKWENLVTACAKCNSKKGQKTLEEANMKLINIPKAPKDYDILAIPLTSAAIKMLKMRKGTPEEWRQYLSQPSSEP